From Leishmania infantum JPCM5 genome chromosome 15, a single genomic window includes:
- a CDS encoding putative 60S acidic ribosomal protein, whose amino-acid sequence MTTAQLACTYAALILSASGKTDADSICAVTKAAGVEVSHGMAAAFANALASVNVNEVLGSIRFSGAAAGGAAAPAAAAAASGAAPAAAAAKEEPEEDADDDMGFGLFD is encoded by the coding sequence ATGACGACCGCGCAACTCGCCTGCACGTACGCCGCGCTCATCCTCAGCGCGTCCGGCAAGACCGATGCCGACTCCATCTGCGCCGTGACGAAGGCCGCTGGTGTCGAGGTGAGCCACggcatggccgccgcctttgccaACGCCCTCGCCTCCGTCAACGTGAACGAGGTGCTCGGCAGCATCCGCTTTAGCGGTGCggccgctggtggcgctgctgcccccgctgccgctgccgccgcgagtggcgcggccccggctgcggcggccgcgaagGAGGAGCCAGAGGAGGATGCAGACGACGACATGGGCTTTGGTCTGTTCGACTAA
- a CDS encoding putative 60S acidic ribosomal protein: MTTAQLACTYAALILSASGKTDADSICAVTKAAGVEVSHGMAAAFANALASVNVNEVLGSIRFSGAAAGGAAAPAAAAAASGAAPAAAAAKEEPEEDADDDMGFGLFD; encoded by the coding sequence ATGACGACCGCGCAACTCGCCTGCACGTACGCCGCGCTCATCCTCAGCGCGTCCGGCAAGACCGATGCCGACTCCATCTGCGCCGTGACGAAGGCCGCTGGTGTCGAGGTGAGCCACggcatggccgccgcctttgccaACGCCCTCGCCTCCGTCAACGTGAACGAGGTGCTCGGCAGCATCCGCTTTAGCGGTGCggccgctggtggcgctgctgcccccgctgccgcggccgccgcgagtggcgcggccccggctgcggcggccgcgaagGAGGAGCCAGAGGAGGATGCAGACGACGACATGGGCTTTGGTCTGTTCGACTAA
- a CDS encoding cytoplasmic l-asparaginase i-like protein — MEAGIEATATPAALTQPPAAPRPGRNTRRILVLYLGGTIGMKKNAAGALEPVAGYLTEQMREMRELRESSEIAPFDIIEYAELLDSSDMNAADYCRIAADVQVHYDEYDGFLIAHGTDTMHYTASALSFLLCNLGKPVIVTGAMVALAEPYNDARRNVVIGMMIASNPKICEVCIFFNDSLFRGNRCNKVYHTYGAFRSLNYPALGVVGATDFVLKDEHLLPQPMGALKIMSDMRGRVGCYPIDPEADVDTFVALLEQKRPRSSPCAFSVTAAPSTDDSDGAQKPLLDAVLLSLNGVGSVQGVVAQQLRRIVAVAHKHNIVVCAVARDISGTLNPSEVQRLHAISPEIVYLNDMCASAAEVKLMYLFGKGLSPAKVAAAMTQNLRGEITPLLEVHAKL; from the coding sequence ATGGAGGCGGGAATAGAggccacagcaacgccggcggcctTGACAcagccgccggcggcaccccGCCCAGGCAGGAATACTCGCCGCATACTCGTCTTGTACCTAGGGGGAACCATTGGCATGAAGAAGAACGCCGCAGGCGCGCTGGAGCCCGTCGCCGGATACCTGACGGAGCAGATGCGCGAGATGCGAGAGCTGCGGGAGAGCTCCGAAATCGCGCCATTCGACATCATAGAGTACGCCGAGCTcctcgacagcagcgacatgAACGCCGCCGACTactgccgcatcgccgcggaTGTGCAGGTGCACTACGACGAGTACGACGGTTTTCTCATCGCGCACGGCACGGACACGATGCACTACACGGCGAGCGCACTTTCTTTCCTGCTGTGCAACCTTGGCAAGCCGGTGATCGTGACAGGGGCgatggtggcgctggcggagccGTACAACGATGCCCGCCGCAACGTGGTGATCGGGATGATGATCGCATCCAACCCCAAGATTTGTGAGGTGTGTATCTTCTTCAACGACAGCCTGTTTCGCGGCAACCGGTGCAACAAGGTCTACCATACGTACGGCGCCTTCCGCTCCCTCAACTACCCGGCGCTTGGCGTTGTGGGGGCTACCGATTTCGTGCTGAAGGACGAGCATCTGCTCCCGCAACCAATGGGTGCCTTGAAAATTATGTCGGACATGCGTGGACGCGTGGGCTGCTACCCGATCGACCCCGAGGCCGACGTGGACACCTTCGTCGCATTGCTGGAGCAGAAGCGGCCAAGGTCGTCTCcctgcgccttctccgtCACGGCAGCACCCTCGAcggacgacagcgacggcgcgcagaAACCCCTGCTGGAtgctgtgctgctgtctcTCAACGGTGTTGGTAGCGTGCAGGGCGTcgtagcgcagcagctgcggcgaaTCGTCGCTGTTGCGCACAAGCACAATATCGTTGTCTGTGCTGTGGCTCGTGATATCAGCGGCACGCTGAACCCGTCCGAggtccagcgcctgcacgccaTCTCGCCCGAGATCGTGTACCTGAACGACAtgtgcgcctccgctgcggaGGTGAAGCTCATGTACCTGTTCGGCAAAGGGCTCAGTCCTGCAAAGGTAGCCGCCGCCATGACGCAGAATCTGCGAGGCGAAATCACCCCGCTACTCGAAGTGCATGCGAAGCTGTGA